In a genomic window of Balaenoptera ricei isolate mBalRic1 chromosome 3, mBalRic1.hap2, whole genome shotgun sequence:
- the LOC132363428 gene encoding dipeptidase 2-like, which yields MAAGECGAVWGPQRPQTHERDAVRLTPDQIDLIRLMCASYSELELVTSLKALNNTRKLACLIGVEGGHSLDSSLSILRTFYALGVRYVTLTHTCNTPCHGHQSDCLLAILQGTELSKGDPPLLQQCQSADRLGREGGGRNEPPGHDGGLVPCLDAVARRALEVSQAPVIFSHSAARGVCKNTRNDPDDILQLLAAKRGINRGQSSPPPLPWKPHTADFPFFRSLRPHQGSHWMQVHRDWRRL from the exons ATGGCTGCTGGGGAATGTGGGGCAGTTTGGGGGCCTCAGAGACCACAG ACCCACGAACGGGATGCTGTGCGCCTCACCCCGGATCAAATTGACCTCATCCGCCTCATGTGTGCCTCCTATTCTGAGCTGGAGCTTGTGACCTCACTTAAAG CTCTCAACAATACCCGGAAGTTGGCTTGCCTCATTGGTGTGGAGGGCGGCCACTCACTGGACAGTAGCCTCTCCATCTTGCGTACCTTCTATGCGCTGGGTGTGCGCTACGTGACACTCACCCACACCTGCAACACGCCCTG TCATGGCCACCAGTCAGACTGCCTCCTGGCCATCCTGCAGGGCACAGAGCTCAGCAAAGGGGATCCACCCCTTCTACAGCAATGTCAGTCGGCTGACCGGCTTGGGCGAG AAGGTGGTGGCAGAAATGAACCGCCTGGGCATGATGGTGGACTTGTCCCATGTCTCGATGCTGTGGCACGGCGAGCCCTAGAAGTGTCACAGGCACCTGTCATCTTCTCCCACTCAGCTGCCCGGGGTGTGTGCAAGAACACTCGGAATGATCCTGATGATATCCTGCAGCTTCTG GCTGCAAAAAGGGGAATCAACAGAGGCCAgtcatcacccccacccctgccctggaagCCCCACACTGCTGACTTCCCATTCTTCAGATCACTTCGACCACATCAGGGCAGTCACTGGATGCAAGTTCATCGGGATTGGCGGAGATTATGA